The following are encoded together in the Brassica napus cultivar Da-Ae chromosome A9, Da-Ae, whole genome shotgun sequence genome:
- the LOC106367242 gene encoding uncharacterized protein LOC106367242, whose product MLYEFGALSLTSSLFPELSLPGALSRSSLSHKLSLLRALSLRPSQAHSLKVAGLSSSNPLQAQTLSSSLSQAQTLFNCPCFSPALSLLPPQLSLSCSLISSAFLSLFKMAKETWTPEEVRYFFELYAEERRKGNRTTSMNKVGKQNIIDVFEKRFKKGFLEWSLLKNKYDTSRKKYVKFRKLIKNKTGLGFDSMGRVDMSDDWWSEREKECPGIRRSVWKEEFNMDMFEEEFGAVVVTGAEGWSAQHGEASLNSGVGLDDGDEVDSQPAAETQAAAETETQPQLQTQTQRQTQTHSGSSRGKRRHKEKDMVVEACDKRTEALMVKNKIAERMLERQEASMERQEASSVENVLEILYTLPGVREWSPLYEAAMEHLIDSEGSRRAFITMKTDEAKTKFLELRTKIKRDYEA is encoded by the exons ATGTTGTACGAGTTTG gagctctctctctcacaaGCTCTCTCTTCCCGGAGCTCTCTCTTCCCGGAGCTCTCTCTCGgagctctctctctcacaaGCTCTCTCTTCTCCGAGCTCTCTCTCTCAGACCCTCTCAAGCTCACTCTCTCAAG gtcgcAGGTCTCTCAAGTTCAAACCCTCTCCAAGCTCAGACCCTCTCAAGCTCACTCTCTCAAGCTCAGACCCTCTTTA acTGTCCCTGTTTCTCTCcagctctctctcttctccctccccagctctctctctctt GCTCTCTCATCTCAAGTGCATTCCTCTCACTTTTTAAGATGGCAAAAGAG ACTTGGACTCCTGAAGAAGTTAGGTATTTTTTCGAACTCTacgcggaagagagaagaaaaggaaatagaACGACATCAATGAATAAAGTAGGGAAACAGAACATCATAGACGTGTTCGAAAAGAGGTTTAAGAAAGGATTTCTTGAGTGGTCTTTGTTGAAGAACAAGTACGACACAAGTAGAAAGAAGTACGTCAAATTTAGGAAGTTGATTAAGAATAAGACAGGTCTTGGGTTTGACAGCATGGGAAGGGTTGATATGTCAGATGATTGGTGGAGTGAGCGCGAAAAG gAGTGTCCTGGGATTAGAAGATCTGTATGGAAAGAAGAATTTAATATGGATATGTTTGAAGAAGAATTTGGTGCTGTAGTAGTAACTGGAGCAGAAGGATGGAGTGCTCAACATGGAGAAGCAAGCTTAAACTCTGGAGTGGGTCTAGATGATGGTGATGAAGTCGATTCTCAGCCAGCAGCAGAAACTCAAGCAGCAGCAGAGACAGAAACTCAGCCGCAGCTGCAGACACAAACCCAGCGCCAAACTCAGACTCATTCTGGAAGTTCGAGAGGAAAAAGAAGGCATAAGGAGAAGGATATGGTTGTAGAAGCTTGTGACAAACGTACTGAAGCGCTTATGGTGAAGAACAAGATAGCAGAACGGATGTTGGAGCGTCAAGAAGCTTCAATGGAGCGTCAAGAAGCTTCTAGTGTTGAGAATGTGTTAGAGATTCTGTACACATTGCCTGGAGTGAGAGAGTGGTCTCCATTATATGAAGCAGCAATGGAACATCTTATAGACAGTGAAGGGAGCAGAAGGGCTTTTATAACAATGAAGACAGATGAAGCTAAGACTAAGTTTCTAGAGCTTAGGACCAAGATAAAACGTGACTATGAAGCTTAG
- the LOC111200726 gene encoding uncharacterized protein LOC111200726, whose translation MLERWILEDEDGDYDDELGLFDVPITERLSHRTDRGAGWRHVQQLMYESDQQCYDILRMNQRTFEALCKMLAERYGLKETHHVYLEESVAMFLETVGQDKTKRDIAARYQRSVDTVQRKLDEVLSALLKFAQDTLRPQEGEFGRVSPVLRNDDRYWPHFRDCVGALDGTHVLVRPPSQNAEAYKGRGRLPY comes from the coding sequence ATGCTTGAAAGATGGATTTTGGAAGATGAGGATGGTGATTATGATGATGAACTTGGTTTGTTTGATGTGCCTATTACCGAGAGATTGAGTCATAGAACAGATCGAGGAGCAGGATGGCGACATGTTCAACAACttatgtatgaatctgatcagCAATGTTATGACATTCTTCGAATGAATCAAAGGACTTTTGAAGCTTTGTGCAAGATGCTAGCTGAGCGATATGGATTGAAAGAAACTCACCATGTCTACCTTGAAGAATCTGTGGCGATGTTTCTTGAGACTGTTGGTCAAGATAAGACGAAGCGGGATATTGCTGCAAGGTATCAAAGATCAGTGGATACGGTCCAAAGGAAGCTTGATGAAGTTTTGAGTGCTCTTCTCAAGTTTGCACAGGATACATTAAGACCACAAGAAGGCGAGTTTGGAAGAGTGAGTCCTGTTTTGAGGAATGATGATCGGTATTGGCCTCATTTCAGAGATTGTGTTGGAGCACTCGATGGAACTCATGTGCTGGTTCGCCCTCCAAGTCAAAATGCAGAAGCATATAAAGGTAGAGGTCGTTTACCGTATTAA
- the LOC106363179 gene encoding uncharacterized protein LOC106363179 produces MDVSQVEPRDYPPRLYPSNLEGKDINHNFRAGHFPHIKETIGLDVWEELVNSPIGVVARLLSRESIWSGRTVHYLLCRQLRVHKKEIWSVVVDDVIRFSLLEFGEITGLNTGPLPTESFEPDQYKEFWEELKVPLGMGPKYDELKAALEFCPGWSFEKRKWLGMLFLQAMGLYCLHHNSRIPFQSAIRVFDDEAMRSYPWGRTAYEVLVDSLKTLSPDGKSYTVSGMKDVLLVWAYESIVCFGEKFGRVVNNEDVPLLRWGGRRTRSSFDTVLSDEIKDHGEVRLRRMVMKESIEEMFPVWSDEPDDPQLVRLVEDIHAGRYVKGFWEVQRDEQGKGNEKKKKKTKGVSSEAEPSTKKQKKEAAETRKGSSEEEAVLDKATMTNLVSALQNISAKFDAYDFDRNRAAELKVLGERKIPDNDAKLSSAGVEKSLSVTSSPRRRSPPEKSDKSPVVEPQAQEEKSVKTPVTEPRQQKKPVKSPEPPQQKEKAVKSPVPPQRKEKAVKSSVPAQQKQQKSVKSPALAETPAKKNSELEKDTLVRRILGDDFNEIDFISVSPAKITKDAKDGKDANVPAYGRGLRGKAKRTVTVKDEAIEDKKKAQRAEAALKRKEKQEAKKKENEEKKQKRKAAELQKKQEAGLQKKKKEDEAELPKKRRKKRLSYRRRRKKKRLSYSGLRNVL; encoded by the exons atggatgttaGTCAAGTCGAACCACGTGATTACCCTCCAAGACTTTACCCTTCTAACCTAGAAGGTAAAGATATCAATCATAATTTCCGTGCAGGACATTTCCCCCACATTAAAGAAACAATAGGACTCGATGTGTGGGAAGAACTGGTGAACTCTCCCATTGGAGTAGTTGCTAGGCTACTTTCACGCGAAAGCATTTGGTCTGGTAGGACCGTACACTATCTGCTATGTAGACAGCTGCGAGTGCATAAAAAGGAGATATGGTCTGTTGTGGTTGATGATGTTATCAGGTTTAGCTTGCTCGAGTTTGGTGAGATCACTGGGTTAAACACAGGTCCATTGCCAACAGAAAGTTTTGAACCTGATCAATACAAAGAGTTTTGGGAGGAGTTGAAGGTGCCGCTTGGGATGGGACCCAAGTATGATGAGCTGAAGGCAGCATTAGAGTTCTGTCCTGGTTGGAGTTTTGAAAAGCGTAAGTGGTTGGGGATGTTATTTCTTCAAGCCATGGGACTGTACTGTTTGCATCACAATTCAAGGATACCCTTTCAAAGTGCAATAAGGGTATTCGACGATGAAGCCATGAGGTCGTATCCATGGGGTCGGACTGCATACGAAGTTCTTGTTGACTCTCTGAAAACACTGTCTCCAGATGGAAAGTCATACACAGTAAGCGGCATGAAGGACGTTTTATTGGTTTGGGCGTATGAGTCCATCGTCTGTTTCGGTGAGAAGTTTGGGAGAGTGGTCAACAATGAAGACGTTCCTCTTTTGCGATGGGGTGGAAGGCGTACACGTTCAAGTTTTGATACTGTCTTGTCTGACGAAATCAAAGATCATGGCGAG GTCCGTTTGAGGAGAATGGTTATGAAGGAGTCAATTGAAGAGATGTTTCCTGTATGGTCGGATGAACCTGACGACCCACAACTCGTTAGGTTGGTAGAAGACATACACGCAGGTAGATACGTGAAAGGTTTCTGGGAAGTACAGAGGGATGAGCAGGGGAAGgggaatgagaagaagaagaagaaaacgaaggGAGTTTCATCAGAAGCTGAGccatcaacaaagaagcagaagaaagaaGCTGCTGAAACGAGAAAGGGTTCTAGCGAGGAGGAAGCTGTATTGGACAAAGCGACTATGACGAATCTTGTGAGTGCTCTGCAGAATATTTCAGCAAAATTTGACgcttacgattttgaccggaaCCG TGCAGCAGAGCTGAAAGTTTTGGGGGAAAGGAAAATTCCCGACAACGATGCTAAACTCTCCTCCGCCGGCGTAGAAAAATCTTTATCGGTGACATCATCACCTCGTAGGAGGTCGCCACCGGAAAAGTCGGACAAAAGTCCAGTGGTAGAACCGCAGGCCCAGGAGGAGAAGTCTGTAAAAACTCCAGTGACAGAACCGCGGCAGCAGAAAAAGCCTGTCAAAAGTCCAGAGCCGCCGCAGCAGAAAGAGAAGGCTGTCAAAAGTCCGGTGCCGCCGCAGCGGAAGGAGAAGGCTGTCAAAAGTTCGGTGCCGGCGCAGCAGAAACAGCAGAAGTCAGTCAAAAGTCCAGCGTTAGCTGAGACCCCTGCAAAGAAGAATTCGGAGCTTGAGAAGGATACACTGGTGAGAAGGATTTTGGGTgatgattttaatgaaattgatTTCATCAGTGTTTCTCCTGCAAAGATTACTAAGGATGCTAAGGATGGTAAGGATGCCAACGTTCCAGCCTATGGACGCGGCTTACGGGGCAAGGCCAAGCGTACTGTTACTGTAAAGGATGAGGCTATCGAGGATAAGAAAAAAGCACAGCGGGCAGAGGCTGCgttgaagaggaaggagaagcaAGAGGCTAAGAAAAAAGAGAACGAGGAGAAGAAACAGAAGAGAAAAGCGGCTGAGTTACAAAAGAAACAAGAGGCTGGGTtacagaagaaaaagaaggaagaCGAGGCTGAGTTACcgaaaaaaagaaggaaaaagaggCTGAGttaccgaagaagaagaaagaagaagaggctGAGTTACAGCGGTCTGAGGAATGTGTTGTGA
- the LOC106363180 gene encoding uncharacterized protein LOC106363180, producing the protein MFDDSDGASSEDDNFSTYGESPIEEDEDSPTLPSKKRYQNFLMSESKGNLEVLKLEMSSLDLAVGQRYLTKKHLKRRLKLFTVRHQFDFDVEISNLTTYVVKCWVDGCTWRVRASTEGLSPQFYIRIYDSDHACSVTERSNRSRNATPDILGELYKNFLGDVGPAVRPESVGIAITKQFGVKMEYWKSHRTLKCAREIDEGTPECGFELLPSYLYMIRRANPNTVTRLQIDELGRFMYVFLAFGASVNGFPFMRKVVVVDAFAVVDTENDDSWNWFFTQLKVLIPDQEGLAIISDRHNSIGKAITNVYPLAARGICTYHLYKNILGRYKGKDVFRLVKKAARCFRMSDFDMIFEEIEALNPDLHGYLERADVRLWTRVYFPGERYNLMTTNIAESMNRALSHARGLNIGRVSASRDWTVQRIDDHHTEVKYGAAGESLNVVNLVERKCTCRRFDVEKIPCVHAIAAAEERNVSRISLCSPYYKSTYLASAYAESVMPVDSALPVPDNVANVQCFPPFICQQPGRPKKNSMKSALEVALANKRPRKEHICSRCSQSGHNARTCPI; encoded by the exons ATGTTCGATGACTCGGATGGTGCGTCATCTGAAGATGATAACTTCAGCACATACGGTGAGTCTCCtatcgaagaagacgaagattcACCAACGCTACCTTCCAAGAAGAGATATCAGAACTTCTTGATGAGCGAATCTAAAGGGAATCTGGAGGTTTTGAAGTTGGAGATGTCGTCGTTAGACCTTGCGGTAGGACAACGATACTTGACTAAAAAGCATTTGAAGAGACGACTGAAACTTTTTACAGTGAGGCatcaatttgattttgatgtagAAATATCAAATCTGACAACATACGTTGTTAAGTGTTGGGTTGATGGATGTACATGGAGAGTTCGTGCATCTACCGAAGGATTGTCCCCCCAGTTTTATATTCGTATTTACGACTCGGATCATGCATGTTCTGTAACTGAGCGTTCTAATCGATCTCGAAATGCAACACCGGATATTTTAGGAGAGTTGTACAAGAACTTTCTCGGCGACGTTGGTCCGGCCGTTCGCCCTGAGAGTGTCGGAATAGCTATCACTAAGCAGTTTGGTGTAAAG ATGGAATATTGGAAATCACACCGAACGCTTAAATGTGCAAGGGAAATCGATGAGGGCACACCTGAGTGTGGTTTTGAACTCTTGCCTTCTTACTTATACATGATAAGAAGGGCAAATCCGAATACAGTTACGCGTCTTCAAATCGATGAGCTTGGAAGATTCATGTATGTGTTTCTTGCGTTTGGTGCGAGCGTTAATGGGTTTCCTTTCATGCGCAAAGTTGTTGTCGTCGACG CCTTCGCAGTGGTTGACACTGAAAATGATGATTCGTGGAATTGGTTTTTTACGCAACTAAAAGTGTTGATTCCTGACCAGGAGGGTCTTGCGATAATATCAGATAGGCATAACTCGATAGGGAAAGCAATTACAAATGTGTATCCGTTAGCTGCTCGTGGAATATGCACCTATCATTTGTATAAAAACATATTGGGACGGTATAAAGGAAAAGATGTATTTCGGCTGGTGAAGAAAGCGGCGAGATGTTTTAGAATGTCTGACTTTGATATGATTTTCGAGGAGATTGAAGCACTTAATCCTGATCTCCACGGCTACCTCGAAAGAGCTGATGTCAGACTGTGGACACGTGTTTATTTCCCGGGCGAGaggtacaatttgatgactacgaACATAGCGGAATCAATGAACAGAGCATTATCGCATGCTAGAGGTCTTAACATT GGACGTGTAAGTGCCTCCCGGGATTGGACGGTTCAAAGGATTGATGACCATCACACTGAAGTTAAATATGGCGCTGCTGGCGAGTCTTTGAATGTTGTTAATTTGGTTGAACGAAAGTGCACATGTCGGCGTTTCGATGTCGAGAAAATACCTTGTGTACACGCAATCGCAGCTGCAGAGGAAAGAAATGTTTCTCGTATATCACTGTGCAGTCCTTACTATAAAAGCACTTATTTAGCTAGCGCATACGCTGAATCAGTCATGCCGGTTGACTCAGCGCTACCTGTTCCAGATAACGTGGCTAACGTACAGTGCTTTCCACCGTTTATTTGTCAACAACCGGGAAGacctaaaaaaaatagtatgaaATCTGCTTTAGAAGTTGCACTTGCAAACAAACGTCCTAGGAAAGAGCACATATGTTCTCGTTGCAGTCAAAGTGGACATAATGCGAGAACTTGTCCGATATAA
- the LOC106367245 gene encoding serine carboxypeptidase-like 14, translated as MDAWVLKFLLPQLLIVLIIELADASSVIKYLPGFEGPLPFELETGYIGVGEAEEDQMFYYFIKSERNPEEDPLLVWLSGGPGCSSLTGLFYENGPLAFNVEPYNGSIPSLVSTTYSWTKVANIIYLDQPVGTGFSYTGNPFSDRTSDTRAAKRVNEFLRQWLDKHPEYFSNPFYVTGNSYSGKVVPAIVQEISNGNYICCKPQINLQGYVIGNPITNFDFDNNTRVPFAHGMALISDELFESMKRSCGGDYFHVDPLNTECLKLVNDYKKSVSRVHEANVLQSNCDKTSPDCYMYRYSLSEYWANSDSVRTALTVAKGTKGKWEQCNWSLNCKQDIQSSIPYHMNNSIKGYRSLILSGDHDMTIPFIGTQEWIRSLNFSIIEKWRPWMIQDKVAGYTQTYANKMTYATVKGGGHTPEYKPVESFILFERWISGQTL; from the exons ATGGATGCTTGGGTACTCAAGTTTCTGCTGCCACAACTTCTGATTGTGTTGATTATTGAGCTTGCTGATGCAAGCTCTGTCATCAAATATCTTCCTGGCTTTGAGGGCCCTCTACCTTTTGAGCTTGAAACCGG TTACATTGGTGTCGGTGAGGCAGAGGAAGATCAAATGTTCTATTACTTCATCAAATCTGAGAGGAACCCTGAAGAAGACCCTCTTCTTGTCTGGTTAAGTGGAGGACCTGGCTGCTCTTCTCTCACTGGCCTTTTTTATGAGAATG GGCCTCTGGCTTTCAATGTTGAGCCCTACAATGGAAGTATCCCTTCTTTGGTCTCTACTACTTATTCATGGACTAAG GttgcaaatataatatatttggacCAGCCTGTTGGGACTGGCTTCTCCTACACAGGAAACCCATTTTCTGATAGAACAAGTGACACAAGAGCAGCTAAGCGGGTCAATGAGTTTCTTCGTCAG TGGCTAGACAAGCATCCTGAATATTTCTCCAATCCTTTTTATGTAACCGGAAACTCTTATTCTGGTAAGGTGGTTCCAGCCATCGTTCAAGAAATCTCAAATG GAAATTATATATGTTGCAAACCTCAAATAAATCTTCAG GGCTATGTGATTGGAAACCCGATAACAAACTTTGATTTTGATAATAACACTCGCGTTCCATTTGCTCATGGAATGGCACTCATATCTGATGAACTCTTTGAG TCGATGAAGAGAAGCTGTGGAGGAGACTATTTTCATGTGGATCCTCTTAACACTGAATGCTTGAAACTCGTTAACGACTACAAGAAG TCTGTCTCTAGAGTACATGAAGCAAATGTTCTACAATCAAACTGTGACAAAACATCTCCTGATTGCTAT ATGTATCGGTATTCACTATCCGAATACTGGGCTAATAGCGACAGTGTACGCACCGCACTTACAGTGGCGAAg GGGACTAAAGGAAAATGGGAGCAATGTAACTGGAGCTTGAATTGCAAGCAAGACATTCAAAGCAGCATACCATACCATATGAATAACAGCATCAAAGGCTATCGATCTCTCATCCTCAg TGGTGATCACGATATGACAATCCCTTTCATTGGAACTCAAGAGTGGATAAGGTCTCTAAACTTTTCCATTATTGAGAAATGGAGGCCATGGATGATACAAGATAAAGTCGCTGG ATATACCCAAACTTATGCTAATAAGATGACATATGCCACTGTGAAA GGTGGCGGGCACACGCCAGAGTATAAACCAGTGGAGAGCTTCATCTTGTTCGAGAGGTGGATAAGTGGACAAACTCTCTAA
- the LOC106367244 gene encoding berberine bridge enzyme-like 12: MNKTYLIFLLFFAASYSSPGAAADPANVYEDFVRCFRNKTNISDKDLTDVVLSRTSDSFTPVLRAYIRNARFNTSSTPKPSVIVLPRVDSHVQAAVICTKTLNLQLKIRSGGHDYDGLSYVSAVTFIVLDLSNFRNITVDMKDDGGSAWVQTGATLGELFFRIWEKSEVHAFPAGICPTVGVGGHVSGGGYGHMIRKFGLTIDYVVDATIVDVNGRVLDRKSMGEDLFWALRGGGAGSFGVVLAFKVKLVEVPKTVTVFRIDRTTDQNALDMVYKWQFVAPRTDPGLFIRVLLASPTKNKTQTVNAKVRALYLGNASDVVSMMAKEFPELGLKMDDCKEMTWIQSLLWWMNYKDVEKVKPEVLLEREPDKAKFVKRKSDYVEKEITKPELNRLIQQLATLDRTGLVLNPYGGNLNATATNETAFPHRHKLYKIQHSSTWSDARPEADRLYVGSLRTTYRIMTPFVSKNPRSAYLNYRDVDIGVNDHGKDSYRKGENYGRKYFGENFDRLVRVKTAVDPDNFFRNEQSIPTLPHKRR, encoded by the coding sequence ATGAATAAAACGTAtcttatctttcttctcttctttgctGCATCGTATTCATCACCGGGCGCTGCAGCAGATCCCGCGAATGTCTACGAAGACTTTGTCCGATGTTTCAGGAACAAGACAAACATCTCCGACAAGGATCTAACCGACGTCGTTTTATCCCGTACTAGCGATTCCTTCACCCCTGTCCTACGCGCATACATCCGAAATGCTCGTTTCAACACATCATCAACGCCGAAACCGTCGGTCATCGTGCTGCCACGTGTTGACTCCCACGTTCAAGCCGCCGTGATCTGCACTAAAACGCTGAATCTCCAGCTCAAGATCCGGAGCGGCGGTCACGACTACGACGGTCTCTCTTACGTCTCCGCCGTAACGTTCATCGTCCTCGATCTCTCTAACTTCCGAAACATCACCGTCGATATGAAAGACGACGGAGGATCCGCTTGGGTGCAAACCGGCGCTACGCTAGGCGAGCTTTTCTTCCGGATCTGGGAGAAGAGCGAGGTGCACGCTTTCCCTGCCGGAATCTGTCCTACCGTCGGTGTCGGAGGACACGTCAGCGGCGGCGGATACGGGCACATGATTCGAAAGTTCGGGCTCACAATAGATTACGTCGTGGACGCTACGATCGTCGACGTTAACGGTCGCGTTCTTGATCGGAAATCGATGGGGGAGGATCTCTTCTGGGCGTTACGAGGCGGAGGAGCCGGAAGCTTCGGTGTCGTTTTGGCTTTTAAGGTGAAGCTCGTGGAGGTTCCCAAAACCGTAACCGTTTTCAGGATAGATAGAACGACGGACCAAAATGCCCTCGACATGGTCTATAAATGGCAGTTCGTGGCTCCAAGAACCGACCCGGGTCTGTTCATAAGAGTCTTGTTAGCCTCCCCGACCAAGAACAAGACGCAGACGGTGAACGCTAAGGTGAGAGCTTTGTATTTGGGAAACGCCAGCGACGTCGTTTCGATGATGGCGAAGGAGTTCCCCGAGTTGGGTCTGAAGATGGATGATTGCAAGGAGATGACGTGGATCCAGTCGCTCTTGTGGTGGATGAACTACAAAGACGTGGAGAAAGTCAAACCGGAAGTTTTGCTCGAAAGAGAACCGGACAAAGCTAAATTTGTCAAGAGGAAATCGGATTACGTGGAGAAGGAGATAACCAAACCCGAACTGAACCGGTTGATTCAGCAATTGGCGACGTTAGACAGAACCGGTTTGGTTTTGAATCCATACGGAGGGAATCTAAACGCGACCGCAACTAACGAAACGGCTTTTCCGCATAGGCACAAACTATACAAAATCCAACATTCGTCGACATGGTCAGATGCTAGACCAGAAGCGGACAGGCTTTACGTTGGTAGTTTAAGAACGACCTATAGAATCATGACTCCGTTCGTGTCGAAAAACCCTAGGAGCGCGTATTTAAATTATAGGGATGTCGATATTGGGGTTAATGACCATGGAAAGGATAGTTATCGAAAGGGAGAAAACTATGGGAGGAAGTATTTTGGGGAGAATTTTGATCGGTTGGTTCGGGTGAAAACCGCTGTAGATCCGGATAATTTCTTTAGGAATGAGCAGAGTATACCAACCTTACCTCATAAGAGAAGGTAG
- the LOC106367246 gene encoding berberine bridge enzyme-like 11 — MENILVFCLLLLSSVSVATSQSVIDSATFLRCIVRQGLNPPDQTSEVTYIPTNSSFATVLRRRIPNLRFDKPTTPKPLAVVTVKNWSQIGTALACSRELSVQVRIRSGGHDFEGLSYTSTVPFFVIDMFSFRSIDVNLTEGTAWVDSGATIGELYYRIAEKTNVFGFPAGLTPTLGVGGHFSGGGYGTMMRKYGLSVDNVVGSGIIDSNGNIYTDRVSMGEDLFWAIRGGGAASFGIVLGYRIRLVPVPERVTVFTVGKTVGEGALDLIMKWQSFAPSTDRNMFVKLSLKIVNGTKPGEKTVLASFTGMYLGGSSKTLNVMNRDFPELKLKRTDCTEMRWIDSVLFWAGYPIGTPTSVLLDTAVANKLFMKRKSDYVKRAISRTDLDLILKKLVQVEKVEMNWNPYGGRMGEITSSRTPFPHRAGNLFNIEYLIDWSEAGDAVEKDYLSRAREMHGFMTPYVSSNPREAYLNYRDLDIGSGGNSTTYEGGKVYGAKYFKDNFERLVNIKSIYDVINFWRNEQSIPVRK; from the coding sequence atgGAAAACATACTCGTGTTCTGTCTGCTGCTGCTCTCCTCAGTTTCAGTTGCAACGTCACAGTCCGTGATTGATTCGGCCACTTTCCTCCGATGTATCGTACGACAGGGATTGAACCCGCCGGATCAAACCTCTGAAGTCACCTACATCCCAACAAACTCCTCTTTCGCCACCGTCCTCCGCCGCCGCATACCCAACCTCCGGTTTGACAAACCCACCACCCCGAAACCCCTGGCCGTCGTCACCGTCAAAAATTGGTCGCAAATCGGAACGGCGCTGGCATGCTCTCGCGAGCTCTCTGTCCAGGTCAGAATCAGAAGCGGAGGCCACGATTTCGAAGGACTCTCTTACACCTCCACAGTCCCGTTCTTCGTGATTGACATGTTCAGTTtcagatcgatcgatgtaaacCTCACCGAGGGAACGGCTTGGGTAGATTCGGGCGCCACCATCGGAGAACTTTATTACCGTATCGCAGAGAAGACCAATGTCTTTGGATTTCCAGCGGGTTTGACTCCGACGTTAGGAGTTGGTGGACATTTCAGCGGTGGAGGGTATGGAACTATGATGAGAAAGTACGGCTTGTCCGTGGACAACGTTGTCGGATCCGGAATCATTGATTCAAACGGGAACATCTATACCGATCGAGTTTCAATGGGCGAAGATCTTTTCTGGGCGATTCGAGGAGGTGGAGCGGCGAGCTTCGGCATAGTGCTGGGATACAGAATCCGACTGGTCCCGGTGCCGGAGAGAGTTACGGTGTTCACGGTCGGAAAAACCGTCGGAGAAGGAGCTTTGGATCTTATAATGAAGTGGCAGAGTTTCGCTCCCAGTACAGATCGGAACATGTTTGTGAAGCTGTCGTTGAAAATAGTCAACGGTACGAAGCCTGGTGAAAAGACGGTCTTAGCCTCCTTCACTGGGATGTATTTAGGTGGGTCGAGTAAGACGTTGAACGTGATGAACCGGGATTTCCCGGAACTAAAGCTGAAGAGAACCGATTGTACCGAAATGAGATGGATCGATTCGGTACTATTCTGGGCCGGTTATCCCATCGGTACACCAACTTCCGTACTGTTGGACACGGCAGTTGCGAACAAGTTGTTCATGAAACGTAAATCAGACTACGTGAAGCGTGCGATTTcgagaaccgatctcgatctgATACTCAAGAAATTGGTGCAAGTTGAAAAAGTTGAAATGAATTGGAATCCCTACGGAGGAAGAATGGGTGAGATCACGAGTTCCAGGACTCCATTCCCACACAGAGCAGGAAACTTGTTCAACATTGAGTATCTTATAGACTGGTCGGAAGCTGGAGATGCGGTGGAGAAGGATTACTTGTCACGTGCACGAGAGATGCATGGATTCATGACCCCGTACGTCTCTAGTAATCCGAGGGAAGCGTATCTTAATTACCGTGATCTTGACATAGGGTCAGGTGGTAATTCAACCACGTACGAAGGAGGTAAAGTCTATGGAGCTAAATATTTCAAAGACAACTTCGAGAGGTTAGTGAATATTAAATCCATCTATGATGTAATAAACTTTTGGAGGAACGAACAAAGTATTCCGGTTCGGAAATAA